One Lepus europaeus isolate LE1 chromosome 7, mLepTim1.pri, whole genome shotgun sequence DNA segment encodes these proteins:
- the CD248 gene encoding endosialin: MLLRLLLAWAAAVPALPALGQAPWAAEPRAACGPGSCYALFPHRRTFLEAWRACRELGGDLATPRTLEEAQRVDSLVGAGPASRLLWIGLQRPARQCQPQRPLRGFTWTTGDQDTAFTNWAQPATGGPCPAQRCAALEASGGHRWLEGSCTLAVDGYLCQFGFEGACPALPAEAGQAGPAVYTTPFHLVSTELEWLPFGSVAAVQCQAGRGASLLCVKQPGGGVGWSQAGPLCPGPGCGPGNGGCEHECVEEEDGRVSCRCSEGFQLAADGHSCEDPCAQAPCEQQCEPGGPQGYSCHCRLGFRPAEDEPHRCVDTDECQIAGVCQQMCVNYVGGFECYCSEGHELEADGISCSPAGAMGARNSQDLEDELLEDGEEEEEEEEEEEEEEEEEDEEAWEGFDSTWTEGPGMLWMESTQLPDFGLAYGPGFSEDGVPPRFYPEPTWPPPLSAPRVPYHSAVLSVTRPEGVSAIRPTLPSARRPPVISATHPPSSPARQPPVPPPQQIPVISADSPDLPPAHQPPVISISHPAQPPAPRPPLVSARSPELLPARQAPVFPNTHTTTHLPRVPANPAPRVTSPGVHQPPLIPDVPVLRPQATQLPTSPTTQSSLPLIPRSPGAPDHPVPVPGATQPPALSTTLPPQSPANQTSPISPTQPHPRAPQVPRGGGPSPTAAPTALLEAGLAGQRQRDDRWLLVALLVPTCVFLVVLLALGIVYCTRCGPHAPNKRVTDCYRWVTHAGSKGPTEPAPPRGSLPGVQTCRTSV; this comes from the coding sequence ATGCTGCTGcgcctgctgctggcctgggcggCCGCGGTGCCCGCGCTGCCCGCGCTGGGCCAGGCCCCCTGGGCCGCTGAGCCCCGCGCTGCCTGCGGCCCGGGCAGCTGCTACGCGCTCTTCCCACACCGCCGTACCTTCCTGGAGGCCTGGCGGGCCTGCCGTGAGCTGGGGGGCGACCTGGCCACGCCACGGACCCTTGAGGAGGCCCAGCGCGTGGACAGCCTGGTGGGCGCCGGCCCGGCCAGCCGGCTGCTGTGGATCGGGCTGCAGCGGCCGGCACGGcaatgccagccacagcgcccaCTGCGCGGCTTCACCTGGACCACGGGAGACCAGGACACGGCCTTCACCAACTGGGCTCAGCCGGCCACGGGAGGGCCCTGCCCGGCGCAGCGCTGCGCGGCCCTGGAGGCGAGCGGCGGGCATCGTTGGCTCGAGGGCTCGTGCACGCTGGCCGTGGACGGCTACCTGTGCCAGTTCGGCTTTGAGGGCGCCTGCCCGGCACTGCCAGCCGAGGCGGGCCAGGCCGGCCCGGCCGTCTACACCACGCCCTTCCACCTGGTCTCCACAGAGTTGGAGTGGCTGCCTTTCGGCTCGGTGGCCGCCGTGCAGTGCCAGGCTGGCAGGGGGGCGTCTCTGCTCTGTGTGAAACAGCCTGGCGGTGGTGTGGGCTGGTCCCAGGccgggcccctgtgcccagggccGGGCTGCGGCCCGGGCAACGGGGGCTGCGAGCACGAGTgtgtggaggaggaggatggtCGCGTGTCCTGCCGCTGCTCCGAGGGCTTCCAGCTGGCGGCGGACGGGCACAGCTGCGAGGACCCCTGTGCCCAGGCGCCGTGCGAGCAGCAGTGTGAGCCCGGGGGGCCACAGGGCTACAGCTGCCACTGTCGCCTGGGCTTCCGGCCGGCCGAGGACGAGCCGCACCGTTGCGTGGACACGGACGAGTGCCAGATCGCCGGGGTGTGCCAGCAGATGTGCGTCAACTACGTCGGCGGCTTCGAGTGCTACTGCAGCGAGGGTCACGAGCTGGAGGCGGACGGTATCAGCTGCAGCCCCGCGGGGGCCATGGGCGCCCGGAATTCCCAAGACCTGGAAGACGAGCTGCTGGAggacggggaggaggaggaggaggaggaggaggaggaggaggaggaggaggaagaggaggacgaggaggccTGGGAGGGCTTCGACAGCACCTGGACGGAGGGGCCCGGGATGCTGTGGATGGAGTCGACGCAGCTgcccgactttggcctggcctacggACCCGGCTTCTCGGAGGACGGCGTGCCACCGAGGTTCTACCCGGAGCCCACCTGGCCCCCCCCACTCAGTGCCCCCAGGGTCCCCTACCACTCTGCAGTGCTCTCTGTCACCCGGCCGGAGGGAGTCTCTGCCATACGCCCCACACTGCCTTCCGCCCGCCGGCCCCCAGTTATCTCCGCCACACACCCACCCTCGAGCCCTGCCCGTCAGccccctgtgccccctccccagcagatCCCCGTGATCTCAGCTGACTCTCCAGACCTGCCCCCCGCCCACCAGCCCCCGGTTATATCCATCTCGCACCCagcacagccccctgccccccggcCCCCCCTCGTCTCAGCCAGATCCCCCGAACTCCTCCCTGCCCGCCAAGCCCCTGTGTTTCCAAACACTCACACTACCACTCACCTGCCCCGAGTGCCCGCTAATCCCGCCCCCCGGGTCACCTCCCCTGGTGTCCATCAACCCCCTCTGATCCCAGACGTCCCAGTCCTCAGGCCCCAGGCcacccagcttcccaccagtccCACCACCcagtcctccctgcccctcatCCCCAGGTCCCCTGGGGCCCCTGACCATCCGGTCCCTGTGCCCGGTgccacccagcccccagccctctccaCCACCCTGCCCCCTCAGAGCCCCGCTAACCAGACCTCACCCATTAGCCCTACGCAGCCCCATCCCAGAGccccccaggtccccaggggAGGCGGCCCGAGTCCCACAGCAGCCCCAACAGCCCTGCTGGAGGCCGGGCTGGCAGGCCAGCGCCAGAGAGATGACCGGTGGCTGTTGGTGGCCCTCCTGGTGCCGACGTGTGTCTTCTTGGTGGTCCTCCTTGCACTGGGCATCGTGTACTGCACTCGCTGTGGCCCCCATGCGCCCAACAAGCGTGTCACCGACTGCTATCGCTGGGTCACCCACGCTGGGAGCAAGGGCCCAACGGAACCCGCGCCCCCCCGGGGCAGCCTCCCAGGGGTGCAGACCTGCAGAACCAGCGTGTGA